One genomic segment of [Phormidium] sp. ETS-05 includes these proteins:
- a CDS encoding HlyD family efflux transporter periplasmic adaptor subunit — translation MKDQTTAEQDTRLQDLSPMSRDAIRTEAMFDHPVILEPKPYWSSIVVWALMGMTAIGIVWAYFAKIEQVIPSTGKLEPQGAVVEVKAPTGGVVREILVKGGDKVEQGQIILRFDATAPAADVEALKQQRELAMVQKKALENQAYIQSLRQLRDRLRQETEAYQAEIDGYQVAGGGEFGANQQRRVEASRSEVDSRVQAARARVQELEEQLAGIRTQIPTVRRQVALSRDQLQASLNQVASARAQLPAAQAQLDAALAQLPTAEAQLYNAQQGLKLNESILAQISPLVEQGAVSELQRKRQEQEVLNRETEVSAREAEILSRRQEISGREAEILRRRDEITTREAELIRRQDEIVAREAEIERLQSQEQQLQQQINQAQQQLRNTSSSWQEELLTKIAENQKRLAEIEVQLANAVQENERSQLENQNRISQIDAQLARAQLQLQYQELKAPVRGYVFDLQPNKPGFVARETEPILKIVPDSEVEASVFISNQDIALVTEALRLNKERFANGEQDEDGVRVEVSVEAFPSTEYGTVEGVLTSIGDDALPPEQGVRPYWAFPATIKLKQQEFVLSDGRKASLKSGMAVQANINIGQQTVLEIFMGRLTRKTSTLETVR, via the coding sequence ATGAAAGACCAAACCACGGCGGAGCAAGATACACGCCTACAAGACCTATCACCGATGTCTCGGGACGCCATTCGCACTGAGGCAATGTTTGACCATCCGGTAATTTTAGAGCCCAAACCCTACTGGTCAAGTATCGTAGTTTGGGCGCTGATGGGGATGACTGCAATTGGTATCGTTTGGGCTTATTTCGCCAAAATCGAGCAAGTGATTCCTAGCACTGGTAAACTGGAACCCCAAGGCGCTGTGGTAGAAGTGAAAGCCCCCACCGGCGGTGTGGTGCGGGAGATTTTGGTCAAAGGCGGAGATAAGGTGGAGCAAGGCCAAATCATCCTCAGATTTGATGCCACCGCGCCTGCGGCTGATGTGGAGGCTCTCAAACAGCAGCGAGAATTGGCGATGGTGCAAAAGAAGGCTCTGGAAAATCAGGCTTATATCCAATCTTTGCGGCAACTGCGCGATCGGCTTCGTCAAGAAACCGAAGCCTACCAAGCCGAAATTGACGGTTATCAAGTCGCCGGGGGCGGCGAATTCGGCGCCAACCAGCAGCGACGGGTAGAAGCCAGTCGATCGGAAGTTGATTCCCGCGTCCAAGCCGCCCGCGCTCGAGTTCAAGAATTGGAAGAGCAACTCGCCGGAATCCGCACCCAAATCCCCACAGTGCGCCGCCAGGTGGCTCTATCCCGAGACCAGCTCCAAGCCTCTCTCAACCAGGTAGCTAGCGCCCGCGCCCAACTACCCGCCGCCCAAGCCCAACTCGACGCCGCTTTAGCTCAGCTTCCCACAGCCGAAGCCCAACTCTACAACGCCCAACAGGGTTTGAAACTCAACGAAAGCATCCTCGCCCAAATCTCCCCCCTGGTGGAACAGGGGGCAGTATCAGAACTGCAAAGAAAGCGTCAAGAGCAAGAGGTGTTAAACCGAGAAACGGAAGTTTCAGCCCGCGAAGCGGAAATCCTCAGCCGCAGACAGGAAATATCTGGGCGAGAAGCAGAAATCCTCCGCCGCCGGGATGAGATTACCACCAGAGAAGCGGAATTGATTCGGCGTCAGGATGAAATTGTGGCACGGGAAGCAGAAATCGAGAGACTCCAGAGCCAAGAGCAGCAATTACAACAACAAATCAACCAAGCTCAGCAGCAGTTGCGCAATACCAGCTCATCCTGGCAAGAAGAACTGCTCACCAAAATTGCCGAGAACCAAAAACGCCTCGCCGAAATCGAGGTACAGCTCGCCAATGCGGTCCAGGAGAACGAGCGCTCCCAGTTGGAAAACCAAAACCGCATCTCCCAAATTGACGCCCAGTTAGCCCGCGCTCAACTGCAACTGCAATATCAAGAACTCAAAGCCCCAGTGCGGGGTTACGTCTTTGACTTGCAGCCGAATAAACCCGGTTTCGTCGCCCGCGAAACCGAACCAATTTTAAAAATCGTTCCAGATTCGGAAGTCGAAGCCTCTGTGTTTATTAGCAACCAAGATATCGCCTTGGTAACAGAAGCCCTCCGCCTGAATAAAGAAAGATTTGCTAACGGCGAGCAAGACGAAGATGGCGTGCGGGTAGAAGTGAGTGTGGAAGCCTTCCCCTCTACCGAATACGGCACCGTGGAGGGGGTGTTGACCTCCATTGGTGATGACGCCCTCCCGCCGGAACAAGGAGTGAGACCTTATTGGGCTTTCCCTGCTACGATTAAGCTGAAACAGCAAGAATTTGTCCTCAGCGACGGACGCAAAGCCTCCCTCAAATCCGGGATGGCTGTGCAAGCCAATATCAACATCGGCCAGCAAACGGTTCTGGAGATATTTATGGGTCGTTTGACCAGAAAAACTAGCACTTTAGAAACCGTTCGCTAA
- a CDS encoding filamentous hemagglutinin N-terminal domain-containing protein: MKASTLHTLGWFALLTLISSIPTPAAAQPITPAPDGTSTRVTPDGQRYDIDGGTLSRDGGNLFHSFQQFGLDPGQTANFISNPQIHNILGRVVGGDPSIINGLIQVTGGTSNLFLMNPAGILFGPGASLNVPADFTATTANGIGFGNGWFNAFGTSDYTNLVGTPSAFNFNMSQLGTIINEGNLTLTPASNLNLFANTVINTGTLSTPGGNINITAIPNGNTLRISQPGHILSLEIENRFVGVIRESPLQPKQTLPQLLTGGDPINHATTVEKLPDGTIRLTGSQTPIPLEPGVAVVSGNLETGDRNRVSQQNLDINPINLGQKPGFLNILGDKIALIGANIDASGTNGGGNIHIGGNYQGAGPLPNATHTYIDPNTNITANAISGGNGGQIIIWSDNTTQFHGNISATGIENGGFVEISGKQNLIFRGNVDLSAPNGNNGSLLLDPENITIVNGSGGADDSQISDNQILFGDAGTTYTISETALETTNVNAAVELQATNNITVEDLTDNSLTFQSGTGAITFTADADNDGSGAFTMNSGDSIIAPGRSVTINAASITLGSLNTNSVTGGAVTLKATGDITAGSIESKGDTQAGAINITSSAGQINFLSHIYATSSSGNGGDITIKAAGNITTHYNIWSDGAYGQTNSSATGGNITLTSGGEIDTTGGWIGSWAPGNAGSTKLTAAGDIRTGKIDSRATGNGGNGTGGSITIESTGGGIDTTSSLLDSNSASGTGGNITLQAANDITTANLQSQGGTQGGDITINSHNGHINTIGGSLESNATTGTGGNITLQAANDITTANLQSQGGTQGGDITINSHNGHINTIGGSLESNATTGTGGNITLQAANDITTANLQSQGGTQGGHITITSTSDNGTINTIGGSLSSFSNTGSGGEVQLTGGGAITTGTIQSMSGFESNSGNWWDLSNSSYLTPVGNSNGNGGKITITSRNSTINTGAGRLDSRSTGGSAGKIEITGFSNITTGNILSSAEGSAANLSSGDIIITSTTGSINTTGGSLESNATTGTGGNISLQADLDITTAKIDSHSANDDSGEIKIISNRGAINTTGGELHSHSDYGSAGDVTLKAAGNITTGHIWADGDYSQGNSSANGGDITLESTGGTIDTTAGRLTSFADGNAGNVKFTAAGNIRAGNIESYAFSNGIGGQITLQADGNITTREISSYSNNGNSGQINITSTRGTIDTTAGRLSSFASSGTAGNVTLTGRQYQVK; encoded by the coding sequence ATGAAAGCATCAACCCTCCACACATTAGGGTGGTTTGCCCTCCTAACCCTCATCAGCAGCATCCCCACCCCTGCTGCTGCCCAACCCATCACCCCCGCCCCCGACGGCACCAGCACCCGCGTCACCCCCGACGGGCAACGTTATGATATCGATGGCGGCACCCTCTCCCGAGACGGCGGCAACCTATTTCACAGCTTCCAGCAATTTGGTCTAGACCCCGGTCAAACCGCTAACTTCATCTCCAACCCCCAAATTCACAACATCTTGGGGCGAGTAGTAGGCGGGGACCCCTCCATAATCAACGGTTTAATCCAAGTCACCGGCGGCACCTCCAATTTATTCCTGATGAACCCCGCCGGTATCCTCTTCGGGCCGGGAGCCAGCCTCAACGTCCCCGCCGACTTCACCGCCACCACTGCCAACGGTATTGGCTTTGGCAACGGCTGGTTTAATGCTTTTGGCACCAGCGACTACACCAACTTAGTCGGGACCCCCAGCGCCTTCAACTTCAATATGTCTCAACTAGGGACAATCATTAATGAAGGCAATTTAACCCTCACCCCTGCTAGCAACCTCAACCTCTTCGCCAACACCGTCATCAATACAGGCACCCTATCCACACCAGGGGGCAACATCAACATCACCGCCATCCCCAATGGCAACACCCTCCGCATCAGCCAACCGGGACATATTCTCAGTTTGGAAATAGAAAACAGGTTCGTAGGGGTGATTCGCGAATCACCCCTACAGCCCAAACAAACTCTCCCACAACTCCTCACTGGTGGGGACCCCATCAACCACGCCACCACAGTAGAAAAACTCCCAGATGGCACCATTCGCCTCACCGGTTCCCAAACCCCCATCCCCCTGGAACCAGGAGTGGCTGTGGTGAGCGGTAATCTAGAAACCGGGGACAGAAACCGGGTTTCTCAACAAAATCTCGATATCAACCCGATAAATTTGGGACAGAAACCCGGTTTCTTGAATATCCTCGGCGACAAAATTGCCCTCATCGGCGCCAACATCGACGCATCTGGCACCAATGGCGGGGGTAATATCCACATCGGCGGCAACTACCAGGGCGCAGGACCGCTTCCCAACGCCACTCACACCTATATAGACCCGAACACCAATATCACCGCCAACGCCATCAGCGGCGGTAACGGCGGTCAAATCATCATTTGGAGCGACAACACCACCCAATTTCACGGTAATATCAGCGCCACGGGCATTGAAAATGGCGGTTTTGTGGAAATTTCCGGCAAACAAAACCTGATATTTCGCGGCAACGTTGACCTCAGCGCCCCCAATGGCAACAACGGAAGTCTATTATTAGACCCAGAAAACATCACCATAGTTAATGGGAGCGGTGGTGCCGATGATAGCCAAATATCAGACAATCAAATCCTATTTGGAGATGCGGGGACAACCTATACTATCTCAGAAACCGCTCTAGAGACCACCAATGTTAATGCCGCAGTAGAATTGCAGGCAACCAACAATATCACAGTTGAAGATTTAACCGATAATAGCCTTACTTTTCAATCTGGCACCGGCGCCATTACGTTTACGGCTGATGCGGATAATGATGGTAGTGGCGCCTTCACCATGAATTCCGGGGATAGCATCATTGCTCCGGGGCGCTCTGTCACCATCAATGCCGCTAGCATCACCTTGGGGAGTCTCAATACTAATTCGGTCACCGGCGGCGCTGTTACACTCAAGGCCACTGGTGATATTACAGCAGGCAGCATCGAATCCAAGGGAGACACTCAGGCAGGCGCAATTAACATTACCAGCAGCGCTGGCCAGATTAACTTCTTATCACATATCTACGCTACATCCTCATCCGGTAACGGCGGAGACATCACCATCAAAGCCGCCGGAAATATCACAACACATTATAATATTTGGTCTGATGGTGCCTACGGTCAAACAAATAGCAGCGCCACTGGCGGAAATATCACCTTAACCAGTGGCGGCGAGATTGATACTACAGGTGGCTGGATTGGTTCTTGGGCACCTGGTAATGCCGGTAGTACCAAATTAACTGCCGCCGGGGATATCCGCACGGGAAAAATCGACTCCCGTGCTACGGGGAACGGGGGTAACGGTACGGGAGGAAGCATCACTATCGAAAGCACTGGAGGTGGTATTGATACTACCAGTAGTTTGCTAGACTCCAACTCGGCATCAGGTACGGGGGGAAATATCACCCTCCAGGCAGCAAATGACATCACCACTGCTAACCTCCAATCCCAAGGAGGTACACAAGGCGGCGATATCACCATCAATAGCCACAATGGCCACATCAACACCATTGGCGGCAGTTTAGAATCTAATGCCACCACTGGTACGGGGGGAAATATCACCCTCCAGGCAGCAAATGACATCACCACTGCTAACCTCCAATCCCAAGGAGGTACACAAGGCGGCGATATCACCATCAATAGCCACAATGGCCACATCAACACCATTGGCGGCAGTTTAGAATCTAATGCCACCACTGGTACGGGGGGAAATATCACCCTCCAGGCAGCAAATGACATCACTACTGCCAACCTCCAATCCCAAGGAGGTACACAAGGCGGCCATATCACCATCACCAGCACTAGCGACAATGGCACGATTAATACTATAGGGGGCTCCCTCAGCTCATTTTCCAACACAGGTTCTGGGGGGGAAGTGCAGCTCACCGGTGGCGGTGCAATTACCACCGGTACAATTCAATCTATGTCTGGGTTTGAATCGAACTCAGGAAATTGGTGGGATTTGAGCAATAGCAGTTATTTAACACCCGTTGGCAACAGCAATGGCAATGGGGGTAAAATCACCATCACCAGCCGTAACAGTACCATAAATACCGGTGCCGGACGCCTAGACTCTCGCTCCACTGGCGGCAGCGCTGGTAAAATCGAAATCACAGGTTTTAGCAACATTACCACCGGTAATATCCTCTCCTCCGCCGAAGGTTCTGCCGCTAACCTTAGCAGCGGCGATATCATTATTACTAGCACTACCGGCAGCATCAACACCACTGGCGGCAGTTTAGAATCTAATGCCACCACTGGTACGGGGGGAAATATCAGCCTCCAGGCAGACCTTGACATCACCACTGCTAAAATAGATTCCCACAGCGCTAACGATGATTCTGGGGAAATTAAGATTATCAGTAATCGTGGTGCTATTAATACCACGGGGGGAGAGCTTCACTCTCACTCGGATTATGGTAGCGCCGGAGATGTCACCCTGAAAGCAGCGGGGAATATCACTACCGGTCATATTTGGGCCGATGGTGACTACAGTCAAGGCAATAGCAGTGCTAATGGGGGGGACATCACCTTAGAAAGTACCGGTGGCACTATTGATACTACTGCAGGGAGACTCACCTCTTTTGCCGATGGTAATGCCGGTAACGTTAAATTCACAGCAGCGGGGAATATTCGGGCGGGCAATATAGAATCCTATGCCTTTAGCAACGGTATTGGTGGACAGATTACCCTCCAAGCTGATGGTAATATTACGACGAGAGAGATAAGCTCTTACAGCAATAACGGCAATTCAGGCCAAATTAATATTACTAGCACCCGTGGCACTATTGACACCACAGCAGGTAGACTATCTTCTTTTGCTAGCTCAGGTACAGCCGGGAATGTCACCCTCACAGGGCGGCAATATCAGGTTAAGTGA
- a CDS encoding peptidylprolyl isomerase, whose translation MSEVLQVGNKTIKSGEIPILLKQYGLWTQFVRGVIIDEAIADISLSEEESRRAVEEWRLQNKLTSLEDRDAWLQSQGLTIDQMEEMILRPLRVEKLKQAKWHPKADLYFIERKQSLDQVVYSLLRTQDQGLAWELYYRIQQGEMSFAECARQYSKGPESQTGGLLGPVALTQPHPQIGKMLSVSQPGKLWRPQALAEWFIIIRLEKYLPAKLDDAMRRRLVDEMHETWLQEQVQLVSKSQSVESPAPSKPL comes from the coding sequence ATGAGTGAGGTTTTGCAGGTTGGCAACAAAACGATTAAATCAGGGGAAATCCCGATTTTGCTCAAGCAGTATGGGTTATGGACCCAGTTTGTGCGGGGAGTGATTATCGATGAGGCGATCGCGGATATCTCCCTGAGCGAAGAAGAGAGCCGCCGAGCGGTGGAAGAATGGCGACTGCAGAACAAACTCACCTCCCTGGAAGACCGAGACGCCTGGTTGCAAAGTCAGGGACTCACCATCGACCAGATGGAGGAAATGATTTTGCGACCTTTGCGCGTGGAAAAACTCAAACAAGCCAAATGGCACCCCAAAGCCGACCTCTATTTTATCGAGCGGAAGCAGAGCTTGGACCAAGTAGTTTACTCCCTACTGCGTACCCAAGACCAGGGTTTAGCGTGGGAACTATACTACCGCATCCAACAAGGAGAAATGAGCTTTGCCGAATGTGCGCGGCAATACTCCAAAGGGCCGGAAAGCCAAACCGGCGGCTTATTAGGACCAGTAGCCCTGACTCAGCCACACCCCCAAATAGGCAAGATGCTCTCCGTCAGCCAACCAGGGAAACTGTGGCGGCCCCAAGCACTGGCAGAATGGTTTATTATCATCCGTTTAGAAAAATATCTCCCGGCCAAACTCGACGACGCTATGCGGCGGCGGTTGGTTGATGAAATGCACGAAACCTGGCTCCAAGAACAGGTGCAGCTAGTTTCCAAGTCTCAATCTGTAGAATCTCCAGCCCCAAGCAAGCCATTATGA
- a CDS encoding type I secretion system permease/ATPase, which translates to MTSTVGQSQITSFLAQTPPFDSLDAKDLQALASKCQMLRYRTGQPIFELGKMPTQVVIIYEGKARELAGNPTEQIPISLRVAEPGEIFGWVSHLRKAPSETLLSSSEVICITIPAADFLDYLKAHPTIETAFKNRVALVEVYELLKQELERRAHAAAATEAAKLANQLWSEAIVLNVTKGADLQKLDPRSIWFLSQGKIDELTAGSLVLLDRLDAKPKIGSGETRLIGLNVTPLNRALQPPPAADEPQDSLGQAAPEDAIPYAPPVVPEVEFDPLAPRPKYPFVAGRGEINAPLACFLMLARHLGMKNRKDSLRRVLKDQLVTNKRLTLQSCGAVGAMMGLNGQLVTVPVELIPRLKAPAIIRWRNSFALLYEISTKEIVMGIPEQGIVRKNPKTLSSSGSNPKAKAKCCSCNQKPMSPKKFSFWWFWPELKKYKLTLFQVFLASFFVQLFGLANPLITQVIIDKVLVQRSIDTLHVLGVFMVAVAAFEALLTGLRTYLFVDATNRIDLSLGSQVIDHLLRLPLNYFDHRRVGETAGRVHELERIRQFLTGTALTVVLDAVFSMIYIAVMLSYSLIMTLVALATLPFFVLLIFLVSPIVRRLLRNRAERYADVQSYLVEVVSGIQTVKAQTIELKSRWSWYERYARYVSAGFQTVLTSTAASSFSGFLNKLSGLLLLWVGAYMVLEGEMTLGQLIAFRIIAANVTGSLLRFVQVWQTFQETAMSVERIRDILDAKPEADEENRSNIPLPEIKGGVEFQDISFRFTNSGPLQLANINLKFEPGQFVGLVGQSGSGKSTLMKLLQRLYDPNSGTIAIDGYDISKVELYSLRRQIGVVLQDTLLFNGSVQENISLTNPEATTEEIIEAAQIAVAHDFIMSLSNGYNTVVGERGSSLSGGQRQRLAIARTVLQNPHLLILDEATSALDYKSERQVCDNLRHHFRGRTVFFITHRLQTVQQADVILMMDKGIVVEQGTHDELMALKGAYYSLYQQQEAQM; encoded by the coding sequence ATGACATCAACTGTGGGTCAATCCCAAATTACCTCTTTTCTGGCTCAAACCCCCCCTTTTGATAGCCTCGATGCCAAAGACTTACAAGCCTTGGCATCGAAATGCCAAATGCTGCGCTACCGCACGGGTCAACCCATCTTTGAATTGGGAAAAATGCCCACCCAGGTAGTGATTATCTATGAAGGAAAAGCGCGGGAATTGGCGGGCAACCCGACGGAGCAAATACCCATCAGCCTCCGGGTGGCGGAGCCGGGAGAAATTTTCGGCTGGGTTTCCCATCTGCGAAAAGCACCTTCAGAAACCCTGCTCTCCTCTTCAGAGGTAATCTGTATTACCATCCCAGCGGCTGATTTTCTAGATTACCTGAAAGCTCACCCCACGATCGAGACAGCTTTTAAAAACCGTGTGGCGCTGGTGGAGGTTTACGAATTATTAAAACAAGAACTGGAAAGAAGAGCCCATGCGGCGGCGGCGACAGAAGCGGCCAAACTAGCCAATCAGCTTTGGTCGGAGGCAATTGTACTCAATGTCACCAAAGGGGCAGACCTGCAAAAACTAGACCCCAGGAGTATTTGGTTTCTCAGTCAGGGAAAAATTGACGAGCTGACAGCGGGGAGCTTGGTACTGCTCGATCGCCTCGACGCCAAACCAAAAATCGGTAGCGGCGAAACCCGCTTAATTGGTCTCAATGTTACCCCCCTCAACCGGGCCCTGCAGCCACCACCAGCCGCCGACGAACCCCAGGATAGCCTAGGGCAAGCCGCCCCAGAAGATGCCATTCCCTACGCCCCTCCGGTAGTGCCAGAGGTGGAGTTTGACCCCCTAGCGCCCCGCCCCAAATACCCATTTGTGGCCGGTAGAGGCGAAATAAACGCCCCCCTTGCCTGCTTTCTGATGCTGGCAAGACATTTGGGGATGAAAAATCGCAAAGATAGCCTGCGGCGGGTACTCAAAGACCAACTTGTCACCAACAAACGCCTAACCCTGCAATCCTGCGGCGCCGTAGGCGCGATGATGGGTTTGAATGGCCAGTTAGTCACCGTTCCCGTAGAACTAATCCCCCGACTGAAAGCCCCCGCGATCATCCGGTGGCGCAACAGCTTCGCCCTACTCTACGAGATTAGCACCAAAGAAATCGTCATGGGCATCCCCGAGCAGGGGATAGTCCGCAAAAACCCAAAGACTTTATCATCGAGTGGGAGCAACCCGAAGGCCAAGGCCAAGTGCTGCTCCTGCAACCAAAAGCCGATGTCACCCAAGAAGTTTAGCTTTTGGTGGTTTTGGCCAGAGCTGAAGAAATACAAACTCACCCTCTTCCAAGTATTTCTCGCCTCATTTTTCGTCCAGCTATTTGGCCTCGCCAACCCCCTCATCACCCAAGTCATCATCGATAAAGTCCTAGTACAGCGCAGCATCGATACCCTGCACGTCCTCGGCGTGTTCATGGTGGCAGTAGCAGCATTTGAAGCATTGCTCACCGGGTTGCGCACCTACTTATTTGTCGATGCCACCAACCGCATCGACTTGAGCTTAGGCTCCCAAGTCATCGACCACCTATTACGCCTACCTTTAAACTACTTCGACCATCGCCGGGTCGGCGAAACCGCCGGTCGCGTCCACGAACTCGAACGCATTCGCCAATTCCTCACCGGGACAGCCCTAACCGTCGTGTTAGACGCGGTGTTTTCCATGATTTACATCGCCGTCATGCTGTCCTACAGCCTGATTATGACCTTGGTAGCATTGGCAACCCTACCATTCTTCGTCCTGCTGATTTTCCTAGTTTCACCTATAGTCCGCCGTCTGTTGCGCAACCGCGCCGAACGCTACGCCGACGTGCAATCCTATCTCGTAGAAGTAGTATCCGGGATTCAAACCGTTAAAGCCCAAACCATCGAACTCAAATCCCGCTGGAGTTGGTACGAGCGCTATGCGCGCTATGTGTCCGCCGGTTTCCAAACCGTCCTCACCTCCACCGCCGCCAGCTCCTTCAGCGGCTTTTTAAACAAACTATCTGGTTTATTGCTGCTGTGGGTGGGAGCCTATATGGTGCTAGAAGGAGAGATGACCTTGGGACAGCTCATCGCCTTCCGGATTATCGCCGCCAACGTCACCGGCTCCCTGTTGCGGTTCGTGCAAGTGTGGCAGACATTCCAAGAAACCGCCATGTCTGTGGAACGGATTAGAGATATTTTGGATGCCAAACCCGAAGCCGACGAAGAAAACCGCAGCAACATTCCTCTACCAGAAATCAAAGGAGGAGTAGAGTTTCAGGATATTTCCTTCCGATTTACTAATAGCGGACCGCTGCAACTGGCGAATATTAACTTAAAATTCGAGCCCGGTCAATTCGTGGGATTAGTGGGTCAGAGCGGTTCGGGTAAAAGTACCTTGATGAAGCTGCTACAGCGCCTGTATGACCCGAATTCCGGCACCATAGCTATTGATGGTTACGACATCAGCAAGGTGGAATTGTATTCTCTACGCAGGCAAATTGGGGTGGTACTCCAAGATACCCTGCTGTTTAACGGCAGCGTTCAGGAAAATATTTCTTTGACCAACCCAGAGGCGACCACAGAAGAAATTATCGAAGCCGCCCAAATAGCGGTAGCTCACGATTTTATTATGTCTCTATCCAACGGCTACAACACCGTGGTGGGAGAGCGGGGGTCATCTCTATCTGGGGGTCAGCGACAGCGCCTCGCGATCGCCCGTACCGTCCTGCAAAATCCCCACCTGCTGATTTTGGACGAAGCCACCAGCGCCCTGGACTACAAATCAGAGCGCCAAGTCTGCGATAATTTGCGCCACCACTTTCGGGGTCGTACCGTCTTCTTTATCACTCACCGCCTGCAAACGGTCCAGCAGGCCGATGTTATCCTGATGATGGATAAGGGCATCGTTGTGGAACAGGGCACCCATGACGAATTAATGGCTCTCAAAGGTGCTTACTATTCCCTCTACCAGCAGCAAGAAGCCCAAATGTAA
- a CDS encoding nuclear transport factor 2 family protein, protein MPYNQNLKMRLMASIVAISASLAVLSPVKVSANTPETAPAELRNLILQIDAAASDRNLAGVMEFYHVNFTHSDGLTYSTVENTIRHLWQRYPNMTYRTKLLSWTAAGNQIIAETLTEISGVENTDNRQFTLNATVRSSQRYENQKLIRQDIISERIEITSGENPPKLKINLPEQVRVGERYTFDAIVEEPLGEDQLLGAALEEPVRVDKYFNPSQMNLELLSAGGIFKVGEAPLTPDNRWISAVIVRHDGIVAISQRLRVVRRR, encoded by the coding sequence ATGCCATATAACCAAAATCTAAAAATGCGCCTGATGGCATCTATAGTCGCCATAAGTGCTAGCTTAGCTGTCCTGTCTCCTGTGAAAGTTTCCGCCAATACCCCGGAAACAGCGCCAGCGGAGTTGCGCAATCTCATCCTCCAGATTGATGCCGCCGCAAGCGATCGCAATTTAGCCGGAGTGATGGAATTTTATCACGTCAACTTCACTCATTCTGACGGACTTACTTATTCTACTGTAGAAAACACTATCCGTCACCTATGGCAACGATATCCTAATATGACTTATCGCACCAAGTTATTGTCTTGGACAGCAGCAGGAAACCAAATTATCGCCGAGACACTTACAGAAATATCTGGAGTGGAAAATACGGATAATCGTCAATTCACCCTCAATGCTACTGTGCGATCGAGCCAACGCTATGAAAACCAAAAACTCATCCGCCAAGACATCATTTCCGAACGCATAGAAATCACTTCCGGGGAAAATCCCCCCAAACTAAAAATCAATTTGCCTGAACAAGTGCGCGTGGGGGAGCGATATACTTTTGATGCCATTGTGGAAGAACCGTTGGGAGAAGACCAACTCCTCGGAGCCGCTTTAGAAGAGCCAGTCCGAGTGGATAAATATTTCAACCCTTCCCAGATGAATTTAGAATTGTTATCAGCCGGAGGGATTTTTAAAGTCGGTGAAGCACCACTAACCCCCGATAATCGCTGGATTTCAGCAGTAATTGTCCGCCACGATGGCATCGTCGCAATTTCTCAACGCCTGCGGGTAGTCCGTCGCCGCTAG